In one window of Mucilaginibacter auburnensis DNA:
- a CDS encoding agmatine deiminase family protein: protein MLISNNNLTDFRTSGLPDFPAQAGYHFPAEWTKHEATWLSWPHKEESWPGKIVTIYPKYCEFIKALTEGEVVRINVKDEYMAAFAKQQLQLVDADLSKIEFFEFESNDAWCRDHGPAFLINPVTKQKAIVDWGYNAWGGKYPPFDLDDVIPTKIANHYGLPVYHPGIVMEGGSVDFNGKSTILTTTACLLNPNRNPHLNQGQIEEYLRNYYGAEQILWLGDGIVGDDTDGHIDDITRFVNEDTVVTVVEENKNDDNYHLLQENLQTLKTMRLLNGKQLNIIELPMPDAVVYDDMRLPASYANFYIGNAAVVVPTYRCANDDKALDILTKCFPDRKVIGIDSTDIIWGLGSFHCLSQQEPAL, encoded by the coding sequence ATGCTAATCTCTAATAATAATCTTACCGACTTCCGGACTTCCGGACTTCCGGACTTTCCCGCCCAAGCAGGCTATCATTTCCCTGCAGAATGGACCAAACACGAGGCTACCTGGCTAAGCTGGCCGCATAAGGAAGAATCATGGCCGGGTAAGATTGTTACCATATACCCTAAGTACTGTGAGTTTATAAAAGCGCTTACGGAAGGCGAGGTGGTGCGCATCAATGTTAAGGATGAGTACATGGCCGCTTTTGCCAAACAGCAATTGCAATTGGTAGATGCCGACCTCAGCAAAATAGAATTTTTTGAGTTTGAAAGTAACGATGCGTGGTGTCGTGATCATGGTCCGGCTTTTTTGATCAATCCGGTTACCAAACAGAAAGCTATTGTAGATTGGGGTTACAATGCGTGGGGTGGCAAATATCCGCCGTTTGATCTGGATGATGTTATTCCTACCAAAATAGCTAACCATTACGGTTTGCCGGTTTATCATCCGGGTATTGTTATGGAAGGTGGTTCTGTTGATTTTAATGGTAAAAGCACAATTTTAACCACTACCGCCTGTTTGTTAAATCCTAACAGAAATCCGCATTTAAACCAGGGCCAGATAGAAGAATACCTGCGCAACTACTATGGCGCGGAGCAGATACTTTGGCTGGGTGATGGTATAGTTGGCGATGACACCGATGGTCACATTGATGATATTACCCGTTTTGTAAACGAGGATACCGTTGTTACGGTAGTTGAAGAGAACAAGAACGACGATAACTATCACCTGCTGCAAGAGAACCTTCAAACCCTTAAAACCATGCGTTTGCTCAATGGTAAGCAGTTGAACATAATTGAGCTACCAATGCCTGATGCGGTGGTTTATGATGACATGCGTTTGCCTGCATCATACGCAAATTTTTACATTGGCAACGCGGCTGTTGTAGTACCAACTTACCGTTGTGCTAATGACGATAAAGCGCTGGATATACTAACCAAATGCTTCCCTGACCGGAAGGTGATCGGCATTGATTCAACCGATATTATTTGGGGTTTGGGTAGCTTCCATTGCTTGAGTCAGCAGGAGCCTGCGTTGTAG